In one Nicotiana tomentosiformis chromosome 6, ASM39032v3, whole genome shotgun sequence genomic region, the following are encoded:
- the LOC138894979 gene encoding uncharacterized protein, whose translation MRIYMLQFDRAGYGESDINPKRSLESEACDIEEVADQLQIGSKFYLISVSAGSYPAWNCLRRIPHRLSGVAFVVPIINYKWNSLPHDLIKNDHNNKLWRLVIWLARYAPGLLYSFFTQKSNNVFSGNSALLSKKDREVAKNANRSEVFDPKLYPKQSDFESLLQDFTLAYGKWDFDPLEFGNPFPDEKESSVHIWQGYEDNIVPCRLQRYVSKRLPWIHYHEVSDGGHALWHVGPIGEAILRSLLLREQDTTPQSA comes from the exons ATGAGGATATATATGCTACAGTTTGATAGAGCTGGATATGGGGAAAGTGATATAAATCCTAAACGGTCATTAGAAAGTGAAGCTTGTGATATAGAAGAAGTAGCTGATCAACTACAAATAGGATCAAAATTCTATCTAATTTCAGTTTCTGCTGGAAGCTATCCTGCCTGGAATTGCCTCAGACGCATACCACACAGGCTATCAGGCGTGGCTTTTGTTGTTCCAATAATCAACTACAAATGGAACTCCCTTCCTCATGATTTGATCAAGAACGATCATAATAACAAGCTTTGGCGATTAGTAATTTGGCTCGCACGCTATGCTCCTGGGTTACTCTACTCATTTTTTACACAAAAATCGAACAATGTTTTCTCGGGCAATTCTGCATTGTTAAGCAAAAAGGACAGGGAAGTTGCAAAGAATGCAAATAGATCGGAAGTTTTTGACCCG AAACTTTATCCGAAGCAAAGTGATTTTGAGTCTCTTCTCCAAGACTTCACCTTGGCTTATGGAAAGTGGGACTTTGATCCACTAGAATTTGGTAATCCATTTCCTGATGAAAAAGAAAGCTCAGTTCATATTTGGCAAGGTTATGAGGACAACATAGTACCTTGTCGCTTACAAAGATATGTTTCCAAGAGGCTACCTTGGATTCATTATCATGAAGTTAGTGATGGTGGACATGCGTTGTGGCATGTTGGTCCAATCGGTGAAGCTATCTTGAGGTCCCTTCTACTTCGTGAACAAGACACAACACCACAGAGTGCTTGA